The following proteins come from a genomic window of Trifolium pratense cultivar HEN17-A07 linkage group LG4, ARS_RC_1.1, whole genome shotgun sequence:
- the LOC123881983 gene encoding uncharacterized protein LOC123881983 isoform X1 produces MAIQPKPEPGSPPVSTSTNPIEIFEQKPIPDLIKVLRGTYQFETFETVEGVLVNRDKRLREKIQQLEKTFEWEKLQIQEKLQMEVLSRIQAEEEVRKREELCEKGKKVQESYEDLLKEVKINGLADSNMIKDLRKKNNELECEVKNLKEKGVDDGNKLDVIRRKNAELASNVLELSKMKEKWVDNSNELDAIRRKNSELESEVLELRKLKEKCVDDGNKLDVIRRKNAELESEVLELRKLKEKCVDNENKLDVIRRKNEDLESEISELRKMKEKLGEENSKLAHEKRKVEILDKLLCTRFRDLQGRVSKLESDSKLWMNVDASDGGNSEGEPRANHMVADFEDNGGNNEEEPWMNVDVSDGENSEEEPRADPDTDFEDNGEEDDMVEAAPLPRIEDAPHSLGVAASTQPQNIGGNDAQGASSGEKCWMVYTRKPKKTVEMAGSSRAKGRAKLVNGIEVINLDDDDDYDDDDCRTVSQGVHGKTAIVEIAVKDEYPSSSVATQQESKITNAVVDTVKRKFHFAEISSSTSSSSDDSSSLDNLTIRSVVSQGKKKKL; encoded by the exons ATGGCCATTCAACCTAAACCCGAACCTGGGTCACCACCAGTTTCCACTTCCACAAACCCTATCGAAATCTTTGAACAAAAACCCATTCCTGATCTCATTAAGGTTTTGCGCGGAACATATCAGTTTGAAACTTTTGAGACCGTTGAAGGTGTTTTAGTGAATAGAGATAAGAGATTAAGAGAAAAGATTCAACAGTTGGAAAAGACGTTTGAATGGGAGAAATTGCAGATTCAAGAGAAGCTTCAAATGGAGGTACTTTCAAGGATACAGGCTGAAGAAGAGGTTAGGAAAAGAGAGGAACTTTGTGAGAAAGGGAAAAAAGTACAAGAGAGTTATGAAGATTTGTTGAAGGAAGTGAAGATAAACGGTTTAGCTGATAGTAATATGATCAAAGATCTAAGAAAGAAGAACAATGAATTGGAGTGTGAAGTGAAGAATTTGAAGGAGAAAGGTGTTGATGATGGAAACAAGCTTGATGTGATAAGAAGAAAGAATGCGGAATTGGCGTCTAATGTTTTGGAGTTGAgtaagatgaaggaaaagtggGTGGATAATAGTAATGAACTTGATGCGATAAGAAGAAAGAACTCGGAATTGGAGTCTGAAGTTTTGGAGTTGAGGAAGTTGAAGGAAAAATGTGTTGACGATGGAAATAAGCTTGATGTGATAAGGAGAAAGAACGCGGAATTGGAGTCTGAAGTTTTGGAGTTGAGGAAGTTGAAGGAAAAATGTGTTGATAATGAAAATAAGCTTGATGTGATAAGAAGAAAGAATGAGGATTTGGAGTCTGAAATTTCGGAGTTgaggaagatgaaggaaaagttgGGGGAAGAAAACAGTAAATTGGCTCATGAGAAGCGGAAGGTTGAAATATTAGATAAGTTGTTGTGCACAAGGTTTAGAGACCTACAAGGAAGAGTATCGAAGTTGGAGAGTGATTCCAAACTTTGGATGAATGTTGATGCTTCTGATGGCGGAAACAGTGAGGGGGAGCCTCGTGCTAATCACATGGTTGCTGATTTTGAAGATAATGGTGGAAACAATGAGGAGGAGCCTTGGATGAATGTCGACGTCTCTGATGGTGAAAATAGTGAGGAGGAGCCTCGTGCTGATCCAGATACTGATTTTGAAGATAATGGTGAAGAGGATGACATGGTGGAGGCTGCTCCTTTGCCAAGAATTGAAGATGCTCCTCACTCTCTCGGAGTTGCTGCCAGTACACAGCCACAGAACATAGGGGGCAATGATGCTCAAGGTGCATCGTCAG GTGAAAAGTGTTGGATGGTATACACAAGAAAGCCCAAGAAAACGGTTGAGATGGCAGGGTCTAGTAGAG CTAAAGGAAGAGCGAAACTGGTTAATGGTATTGAGGTCATAAACCTTGACGATGATGATGACTACGATGACGATGATTGTCGGACTGTATCTCAAGGAGTACATGGAAAGACCGCTATTGTTGAAATTGCTGTGAAGGATGAGTATCCAAGTTCATCGGTGGCAACGCAACAAGAAAGCAAAATCACCAATGCAGTTGTTGACACGGTCAAAAGAAAGTTTCATTTTGCTGAAATCTCCAGTTCTACTTCTAGTTCCTCTGATGATTCATCCTCACTTGATAATCTTACAATAAGGTCTGTGGTATCacaaggaaaaaagaaaaaactgtaG
- the LOC123881983 gene encoding uncharacterized protein LOC123881983 isoform X2 yields MAIQPKPEPGSPPVSTSTNPIEIFEQKPIPDLIKVLRGTYQFETFETVEGVLVNRDKRLREKIQQLEKTFEWEKLQIQEKLQMEVLSRIQAEEEVRKREELCEKGKKVQESYEDLLKEVKINGLADSNMIKDLRKKNNELECEVKNLKEKGVDDGNKLDVIRRKNAELASNVLELSKMKEKWVDNSNELDAIRRKNSELESEVLELRKLKEKCVDDGNKLDVIRRKNAELESEVLELRKLKEKCVDNENKLDVIRRKNEDLESEISELRKMKEKLGEENSKLAHEKRKVEILDKLLCTRFRDLQGRVSKLESDSKLWMNVDASDGGNSEGEPRANHMVADFEDNGGNNEEEPWMNVDVSDGENSEEEPRADPDTDFEDNGEEDDMVEAAPLPRIEDAPHSLGVAASTQPQNIGGNDAQGASSAKGRAKLVNGIEVINLDDDDDYDDDDCRTVSQGVHGKTAIVEIAVKDEYPSSSVATQQESKITNAVVDTVKRKFHFAEISSSTSSSSDDSSSLDNLTIRSVVSQGKKKKL; encoded by the exons ATGGCCATTCAACCTAAACCCGAACCTGGGTCACCACCAGTTTCCACTTCCACAAACCCTATCGAAATCTTTGAACAAAAACCCATTCCTGATCTCATTAAGGTTTTGCGCGGAACATATCAGTTTGAAACTTTTGAGACCGTTGAAGGTGTTTTAGTGAATAGAGATAAGAGATTAAGAGAAAAGATTCAACAGTTGGAAAAGACGTTTGAATGGGAGAAATTGCAGATTCAAGAGAAGCTTCAAATGGAGGTACTTTCAAGGATACAGGCTGAAGAAGAGGTTAGGAAAAGAGAGGAACTTTGTGAGAAAGGGAAAAAAGTACAAGAGAGTTATGAAGATTTGTTGAAGGAAGTGAAGATAAACGGTTTAGCTGATAGTAATATGATCAAAGATCTAAGAAAGAAGAACAATGAATTGGAGTGTGAAGTGAAGAATTTGAAGGAGAAAGGTGTTGATGATGGAAACAAGCTTGATGTGATAAGAAGAAAGAATGCGGAATTGGCGTCTAATGTTTTGGAGTTGAgtaagatgaaggaaaagtggGTGGATAATAGTAATGAACTTGATGCGATAAGAAGAAAGAACTCGGAATTGGAGTCTGAAGTTTTGGAGTTGAGGAAGTTGAAGGAAAAATGTGTTGACGATGGAAATAAGCTTGATGTGATAAGGAGAAAGAACGCGGAATTGGAGTCTGAAGTTTTGGAGTTGAGGAAGTTGAAGGAAAAATGTGTTGATAATGAAAATAAGCTTGATGTGATAAGAAGAAAGAATGAGGATTTGGAGTCTGAAATTTCGGAGTTgaggaagatgaaggaaaagttgGGGGAAGAAAACAGTAAATTGGCTCATGAGAAGCGGAAGGTTGAAATATTAGATAAGTTGTTGTGCACAAGGTTTAGAGACCTACAAGGAAGAGTATCGAAGTTGGAGAGTGATTCCAAACTTTGGATGAATGTTGATGCTTCTGATGGCGGAAACAGTGAGGGGGAGCCTCGTGCTAATCACATGGTTGCTGATTTTGAAGATAATGGTGGAAACAATGAGGAGGAGCCTTGGATGAATGTCGACGTCTCTGATGGTGAAAATAGTGAGGAGGAGCCTCGTGCTGATCCAGATACTGATTTTGAAGATAATGGTGAAGAGGATGACATGGTGGAGGCTGCTCCTTTGCCAAGAATTGAAGATGCTCCTCACTCTCTCGGAGTTGCTGCCAGTACACAGCCACAGAACATAGGGGGCAATGATGCTCAAGGTGCATCGTCAG CTAAAGGAAGAGCGAAACTGGTTAATGGTATTGAGGTCATAAACCTTGACGATGATGATGACTACGATGACGATGATTGTCGGACTGTATCTCAAGGAGTACATGGAAAGACCGCTATTGTTGAAATTGCTGTGAAGGATGAGTATCCAAGTTCATCGGTGGCAACGCAACAAGAAAGCAAAATCACCAATGCAGTTGTTGACACGGTCAAAAGAAAGTTTCATTTTGCTGAAATCTCCAGTTCTACTTCTAGTTCCTCTGATGATTCATCCTCACTTGATAATCTTACAATAAGGTCTGTGGTATCacaaggaaaaaagaaaaaactgtaG
- the LOC123923186 gene encoding nuclear speckle splicing regulatory protein 1-like — translation MSKYGLNLRPAKGKKQPPRPSIPLPFGFNEDDDNDVEKEIAIQASKTKSLKDVEEQQKKALEEDPTIFDYDGVYDKMKEKVARPLIQDREERKPKYIQNLIQKAKEREQYREIVYEKKIAKERSKDDHLFADKDKYVTEAYRRKLAEREKQMELERLRELQEEREDVTKKKDFLLDFYTNLDKNVAYGANDAQRRKHDNRTENRVPETHEGTGPDTSNQHQDGNTDEEQHSLAKASSPAETSEKKIGDEGETSNRSNRSASPLDTKPKLAVSSEEKSSVEEPSAASQPNPEHHKRSQDAVAAAKERFLARKRAKQQ, via the exons ATGAGCAAGTATGGTTTGAACCTCAGGCCTGCGAAGGGAAAGAAGCAGCCACCAAGGCCTTCCATTCCCCTTCCTTTTGGCTTCaatgaagatgatgataatgatgttGAGAAAGAAATTGCTATCCAGGCTAGCAAGACTAAAAGTCTTAAGGAT GTTGAGGAGCAGCAAAAGAAAGCCTTGGAAGAAGATCCAACCATATTTGACTATGACGGGGTTTATGACAAAATGAAAGAGAAAGTTGCTCGTCCATTGATACAAGACCGTGAAGAGAGAAAG CCAAAATATATCCAAAACCTTATTCAGAAAGCAAAAGAGCGAGAGCAGTATCGTGAGATTGTATATGAGAAAAAGATTGCCAAGGAGAGAAGCAAAGACGATCATCTCTTTGCTGACAAAGACAAATATGTTACAGAAGCATATAGAAGAAAGCTTGCTGAACGAGAGAAGCAGATGGAACTAGAACGGCTCCGTGAACTTCAAGAGGAAAGAGAAGAT GTTACAAAGAAGAAGGACTTTTTGCTTGATTTTTATACAAACCTTGATAAAAATGTTGCTTATGGTGCAAACGATGCTCAAAGGAGAAAGCATGACAATCGGACTGAGAATAGAGTTCCAGAGACACACGAGGGGACGGGCCCTGATACATCAAATCAGCATCAGGATGGTAATACGGATGAAGAACAGCATTCATTGGCTAAGGCAAGTTCACCAGCAGAGACTTCCGAGAAAAAGATTGGGGATGAGGGTGAAACTTCCAATCGTTCTAATAGAAGCGCCAGTCCCTTGGATACGAAGCCAAAGCTTGCAGTTTCTTCAGAAGAAAAGAGCTCAGTTGAGGAGCCATCAGCAGCTTCACAACCAAATCCAGAGCATCACAAAAGAAGTCAAGATGCTGTGGCTGCAGCAAAAGAACGTTTTCTGGCACGTAAGCGAGCAAAGCAACAGTGA
- the LOC123923185 gene encoding 2-alkenal reductase (NADP(+)-dependent)-like — translation MAQIEEQLSNKQVLATDYITGNPKQTDMYLKTSTISLQLPLDSSEAVLVKNLVLSCDPYMRGTKRTDRNNLFYSFSPDSPIVGYGVCKVLDSKHPDFKKGDLVWGVTKWEEYSIITKTDSLIKIEHTDVPLSYYTGLLGMPGMTAYAGFYEVGVPKKGDYVFISSAFGAVGQLVGQLAKLMGCYVVGSAGSKYKVDILKNQFGFDEAFNYKEEQDLDATLKKYFPEGIDIYFDNVGGDMLEAALINMRRCGRIVVAGMISQYELDEPQGIKNLLNIVYKQIKVDAFTVYDYYHLYPKFLDTILPYVREGKITYVEDIAKGIESGPVALVAMFTGKSSGKQVVLVANE, via the exons atggcaCAAATTGAAGAACAATTGAGTAACAAACAAGTTCTAGCTACAGATTACATAACTGGTAATCCAAAACAAACAGACATGTATTTGAAAACCTCTACAATTAGCTTACAACTTCCTTTAGATTCTTCAGAAGCTGTGTTGGTTAAGAATCTTGTTTTATCTTGTGATCCTTACATGAGAGGAACTAAAAGAACAGACAGAAATAACCTCTTTTATTCCTTCTCTCCGGATTCG CCAATTGTTGGATATGGAGTATGCAAAGTGTTGGATTCTAAACATCCAGATTTCAAAAAAGGAGATTTGGTTTGGGGAGTCACCAAATGGGAAGAATATAGCATCATCACCAAGACTGATAGCCTCATCAAAATTGAACATACTGATGTACCTCTTTCCTATTATACTGGATTACTTG GTATGCCAGGTATGACTGCTTATGCAGGTTTCTATGAAGTTGGTGTCCCTAAGAAAGGAGATTATGTCTTTATCTCTTCAGCATTTGGTGCAGTTGGTCAACTTGTAGGTCAACTAGCAAAATTGATGGGATGTTATGTTGTTGGAAGTGCTGGAAGTAAATATAAG GTTGACATTTTGAAGAACCAATTTGGGTTTGATGAGGCTTTTAATTACAAGGAGGAACAAGACCTAGATGCAACATTGAAGAA GTACTTTCCTGAAGGAATTGACATATACTTTGACAATGTTGGCGGAGACATGCTCGAAGCAGCACTTATTAACATGAGAAGGTGCGGTCGAATTGTGGTAGCCGGAATGATATCACAATATGAACTTGATGAACCTCAAGGCATAAAAAACTTGCTGAACATTGTATATAAGCAGATCAAAGTAGATGCATTCACAGTATATGATTACTATCATTTATATCCAAAGTTTTTGGACACAATTTTGCCTTATGTTAGGGAAGGGAAGATAACATATGTTGAAGATATAGCTAAAGGTATTGAGAGTGGACCAGTTGCATTAGTAGCAATGTTCACAGGCAAGAGTAGTGGCAAACAAGTTGTTTTAGTTGCTAATGAATAG